Genomic DNA from Methanosarcina sp. MTP4:
CGTCCGTATCGAGCACCAGGACGTTTTTCTTTTTTGCCATCTGCTTTGCAAGGAGAGCCGAAACAGTGCTCTTACCACTTCCGCCTTTTCCGCATACTGCTATTTTCATCCAGGATCATCCATTAGAATTGTTTTCAGTACGTTACTCCGTAATAAGTTAAAAAACCTGTTTTTTAGGATGCCGAAAAGGAATAGAAAAAAGGTATTCCGGATAATAGCTATATGAATAAGAAGAGATAAATTTCATTGAGAGGAGAGAGTGGGAATAGGAGAGGGGAATCTGGTTCTGGAAGAGTACCTGGCAAGCTTTATTGCACTGGGAGTTACAATTATTCTCCTTTTTGGGATCGAATACCTGTTTCGCAGGGCAAAAATGGTCACAGGAGATGTGAAACTTGTCCGGCAGCTTATTCAGCTTGCAGTCCTTGGCATTGGCCTTGTTTTCATAATCTTCAGCCTCCCGATCCCTTACGCCGACAAAGAATCAATTCTCCAGCTCCTGGGAATCATTGCCGGGGCTGCGATCGCCCTTTCTTCCACCACCTTCATTGCAAACGCCATGTCCGGAATTATGCTCCGGATTATAAAGCCCTTCAGAGTAGGGGACTACATTGAAAGTGAAACCGTATTCGGGAGAGTTACGGACATCCACATCCTGCATACGGAAGTCCAGTCTATTGACCGGGACCTGGTGACCCTTCCCAACCTCAAACTGGTTTCAAACCCCCTGAAAACTATCCGGACTTCGGGCACGATCATAAGTACCAGCGTTTCGCTTGGCTATGATGTTTCCTGGAAAAAAATTGAAAAAAACCTCCTCCTTGCCGCAGAAAAAACCGGGCTTGAAACCCCTTTTGTCCAGGTCCTGGAACTGGGAGACTTTTCGGTCACCTACAAGGTAGGCGGACTCCTGAAAGAAGTGGAAAACCTCATATCGGTCCGTTCGGAACTTAAAAAAGGGATACTCGACGCCCTCCATGGGAATGATATCGAGATCGTTTCCCCCAATTTCATGAATCAGCGGGTGTTAAAGGACGGGATTGTCTGCATCCCCCAAAAAGAACCGGAAAAACCCGAAGCAGCTGAAAAGACTCCGGAAAAAAAGCCTGAA
This window encodes:
- a CDS encoding mechanosensitive ion channel family protein — translated: MGIGEGNLVLEEYLASFIALGVTIILLFGIEYLFRRAKMVTGDVKLVRQLIQLAVLGIGLVFIIFSLPIPYADKESILQLLGIIAGAAIALSSTTFIANAMSGIMLRIIKPFRVGDYIESETVFGRVTDIHILHTEVQSIDRDLVTLPNLKLVSNPLKTIRTSGTIISTSVSLGYDVSWKKIEKNLLLAAEKTGLETPFVQVLELGDFSVTYKVGGLLKEVENLISVRSELKKGILDALHGNDIEIVSPNFMNQRVLKDGIVCIPQKEPEKPEAAEKTPEKKPEEIIFDKAIEAEILDRIEKFLESLENKEKELEQQVNSVLDESREEALKEKLKLLKNRKEEVKADFETVKKQKEGEEEKTDPELFSRQVQSLNLKADHLDIRRRKLERELKKIFEEKELLEG